Proteins encoded by one window of uncultured Draconibacterium sp.:
- a CDS encoding DUF6144 family protein, which translates to MEANTTNNSRRSFIKKSCLAGSCACGFLSLAKTGNAQEQKDGASLLMQEWISTLLKSIDDNTEASQQILKNCAQVHFQHLEMEKVLQPFKGNIEKFNVFLEKEWGWKIDYDKNSGVLLANENKDFCVCPMVNQEKGVDSSILCYCSEGFAERMFSFVTNKEVKAEVISSIHRGNNACIYKVLL; encoded by the coding sequence ATGGAAGCCAATACTACAAACAACAGTCGCAGGAGTTTTATAAAAAAATCGTGTTTGGCAGGTTCTTGTGCTTGTGGTTTTCTGTCGCTTGCAAAAACGGGAAATGCGCAGGAACAAAAAGATGGCGCAAGCCTTTTAATGCAGGAGTGGATTTCAACCCTCTTAAAAAGTATCGATGATAACACAGAGGCTTCTCAACAGATTTTGAAGAATTGTGCACAGGTACATTTTCAACATTTGGAGATGGAAAAAGTGTTACAACCGTTCAAAGGCAACATTGAAAAATTCAACGTATTTCTTGAAAAGGAATGGGGCTGGAAGATTGATTACGATAAAAACTCCGGAGTATTATTAGCCAACGAAAACAAGGATTTTTGTGTTTGTCCGATGGTAAATCAGGAAAAAGGAGTGGACTCATCAATTTTGTGCTACTGCTCTGAAGGTTTTGCCGAGCGGATGTTTTCGTTTGTTACAAACAAGGAGGTAAAGGCAGAAGTAATATCATCAATTCACAGGGGAAATAATGCATGCATCTATAAAGTGCTGTTATAA
- a CDS encoding glycoside hydrolase family 27 protein: MKNLKLLSVVILFTLFACTNQKQVEPFAKGEFKTWAETPPMGWNSWDCYGPTVEEHEVKANADYMAENLKEHGWEYIVVDIRWFVENDKAGGYNQTDPRYVIDEYGRYQPAVNRFPSAADGQGFKELADYVHGKGLKFGIHIMRGIPKVAVENKLPILGTEGITADQIYSTELQCPWLRDNYTIVADKPGAQEYYNSIMNMYAGWGVDFIKIDDLSRPYHQAEIELIRNAIDNCGRPIVLSTSPGATPITAADHVKEHANMWRMVDDVWDTWHHFANLIKVAEQWYPHIAPGTWPDCDMIPLGRISIRGERGEERMTRLTPNEQYSLMTLFTIFKSPLMFGGDLPSNDDFTLSLLTNEEVLKMHRESTGVKQLFQDETKVAITSKNPDTGDVYLALFNISDGEEPLNVGVELSELGIDAECSAINMWTGEDLGKFSGSIEKSLSAHESILLKLQQ, translated from the coding sequence ATGAAGAACTTAAAACTATTATCTGTTGTAATTTTATTTACACTTTTTGCGTGCACCAATCAAAAACAAGTAGAGCCGTTTGCCAAAGGCGAGTTTAAAACCTGGGCCGAAACGCCACCTATGGGCTGGAACAGTTGGGACTGCTACGGGCCTACCGTTGAGGAACACGAGGTGAAAGCCAATGCCGATTATATGGCCGAAAATCTTAAGGAACATGGTTGGGAGTACATCGTAGTGGATATTCGTTGGTTCGTTGAGAACGACAAAGCCGGTGGTTACAACCAAACCGATCCGCGTTACGTAATCGACGAATACGGCCGTTACCAACCTGCCGTAAACCGTTTCCCGTCGGCTGCCGATGGACAGGGATTTAAAGAACTGGCCGACTATGTGCACGGCAAAGGATTAAAATTTGGTATCCATATTATGCGCGGTATTCCAAAAGTGGCGGTTGAAAACAAATTGCCGATTCTGGGAACCGAGGGAATCACTGCCGATCAGATTTACTCCACCGAATTGCAGTGCCCCTGGTTGCGCGATAATTACACCATTGTTGCCGATAAACCCGGTGCGCAGGAATATTACAACTCGATTATGAATATGTATGCCGGATGGGGAGTTGATTTTATCAAGATCGACGACTTGTCGCGTCCCTACCACCAGGCAGAAATTGAACTGATCCGAAACGCCATCGACAATTGTGGCCGCCCGATCGTTTTAAGTACATCGCCTGGTGCAACTCCAATTACGGCTGCCGACCACGTAAAAGAACATGCCAATATGTGGCGCATGGTTGACGATGTTTGGGATACCTGGCATCATTTTGCCAACCTGATAAAAGTAGCCGAACAATGGTATCCGCACATTGCGCCCGGCACCTGGCCCGATTGCGATATGATTCCGTTGGGACGTATTTCAATTCGTGGCGAACGTGGAGAAGAGCGCATGACACGTCTTACACCAAATGAGCAATATTCGTTAATGACGCTGTTTACCATTTTTAAATCGCCACTAATGTTTGGCGGCGACCTGCCGAGTAACGACGATTTTACCCTGTCGTTGTTAACCAACGAAGAAGTGCTGAAAATGCATCGCGAAAGCACCGGTGTTAAGCAACTTTTTCAGGATGAAACGAAAGTGGCAATTACGTCAAAAAATCCGGATACAGGAGATGTTTACCTCGCACTGTTCAATATTTCTGATGGCGAAGAACCGTTAAATGTAGGAGTTGAACTTTCAGAGTTGGGTATCGATGCTGAATGTTCGGCAATTAACATGTGGACGGGAGAAGACCTTGGAAAATTCTCCGGATCCATTGAAAAAAGTCTTTCGGCGCACGAGAGTATCTTGTTAAAACTACAACAGTAA
- a CDS encoding glycoside hydrolase family 127 protein, with protein MKYFSLFIFLFFGLNGCVKTVDNSPAQYFNLSDVKLLDSEFKNAQLQDIAYLLALDPDRLLAPFLREAGLEPKAESYPNWENTGLDGHIGGHYLTALSLMYASTGNTEMKERLDYIISELKRCQDANGNGYIGGVPGGQSAWDEIKNGDIRAGGFSLNGKWVPLYNIHKTYAGLRDAWLYAHNETAKKMLIDMTDWMLDLVSGLSDEQIQDMLRSEHGGLNETFADVAEITGNEKYLGLAKRFSHIEILDPLIDHRDELNGKHANTQIPKVIGYQRIAELGGDSAWSDAALYFWDEVVNGRSVAIGGNSVREHFHPKHDFSEMISSVEGPETCNSYNMLKLTKMLYPTFGNNSKFIDYYEKTLYNHILASLNPDNGGLVYFTPMRPNHYRVYSQPETSFWCCVGSGIENPGKYGEMIYAHTDKSLYVNLFIPSVLNWEAKNTAVVLETQFPDEDKVFLTINPGEKTKFELHLRYPAWVEEGVLKVMVNGNKANYQLSENGYAVVNREWEKGDKVELVLPMKITTEQLEDGSNNYAFNYGPIVLAAKTGTEDLKGLYADASRMGHVAHGKMIPLKDRPVIVAPADNLPLMLEKEDSDKLAFKLSGLYPEKYDNGLELLPFYRIHESRYNIYWSQATDDQLNDMIRQVEEEEKARIALDAITVDKVESGEQQPESDHFVKFERSRTGYANDYHYRETSDFFSYNLKNQDKKGRFLHLRYFDSAYPRSAEILVNNKPAGTINLNNGDEDAILEKIIAIPDREVAKQELVVKVQASDKNASMQLIEVRLLTKNEIQ; from the coding sequence ATGAAGTATTTTAGCTTATTCATATTCTTATTTTTTGGCCTGAACGGGTGTGTTAAAACAGTAGATAATTCGCCGGCGCAGTATTTTAACCTTAGCGATGTAAAACTGCTAGATAGCGAATTTAAAAACGCACAACTGCAGGACATTGCTTACCTTCTGGCGCTTGATCCCGATCGTTTGCTAGCTCCGTTTTTGCGCGAAGCCGGCTTGGAACCAAAAGCTGAAAGTTATCCGAACTGGGAGAACACAGGCCTCGACGGGCACATTGGCGGACACTACCTTACGGCGTTGTCGTTGATGTACGCTTCAACCGGTAATACGGAAATGAAGGAAAGACTCGACTACATAATTTCCGAACTGAAACGTTGTCAGGATGCCAACGGAAATGGTTACATAGGCGGCGTTCCCGGTGGACAATCCGCTTGGGATGAGATTAAAAACGGCGATATCCGTGCAGGAGGTTTCAGCCTGAATGGTAAATGGGTGCCGCTGTATAACATTCATAAAACTTACGCCGGCTTGCGCGATGCGTGGTTGTATGCCCACAACGAAACGGCCAAAAAAATGCTAATCGATATGACCGACTGGATGCTGGATTTGGTATCGGGGTTAAGTGATGAGCAGATTCAGGACATGCTGAGAAGTGAGCACGGTGGATTGAATGAAACTTTTGCCGATGTAGCCGAAATTACCGGTAACGAGAAATACCTCGGGCTGGCTAAACGGTTTTCGCATATCGAAATTCTTGATCCATTAATCGATCATCGCGACGAGTTGAACGGGAAACATGCCAACACGCAAATTCCAAAAGTTATCGGTTACCAGCGCATTGCCGAACTGGGTGGCGATTCGGCCTGGTCGGATGCAGCCCTGTATTTTTGGGATGAAGTGGTAAATGGCCGCAGCGTGGCGATTGGGGGAAACAGCGTTCGCGAGCACTTTCACCCAAAACACGATTTCTCGGAAATGATTTCATCGGTTGAAGGGCCTGAAACCTGCAACTCGTACAATATGCTGAAACTAACCAAAATGCTGTACCCTACTTTTGGCAACAACAGCAAATTTATCGACTATTACGAGAAAACTCTTTACAACCATATTTTAGCCTCGCTTAACCCTGACAACGGCGGCCTGGTTTATTTTACGCCTATGCGCCCCAACCATTACCGCGTGTATTCGCAACCCGAAACCAGTTTTTGGTGTTGTGTGGGGTCGGGTATCGAAAACCCGGGAAAATATGGCGAAATGATTTATGCGCACACCGATAAGTCGCTTTATGTAAACCTGTTCATTCCGTCGGTACTGAACTGGGAAGCAAAAAACACAGCGGTTGTTTTGGAAACCCAGTTCCCTGATGAGGACAAGGTTTTTCTAACCATTAATCCGGGCGAAAAAACGAAATTTGAATTGCACCTGCGTTACCCGGCGTGGGTGGAAGAAGGTGTGCTAAAGGTAATGGTGAATGGAAACAAAGCCAACTATCAGCTGTCGGAAAATGGTTACGCCGTTGTTAACCGCGAATGGGAAAAAGGCGATAAAGTAGAGTTGGTTTTACCCATGAAAATTACGACGGAACAATTGGAAGACGGCAGTAATAATTATGCGTTCAATTACGGACCGATAGTGTTGGCCGCAAAAACCGGCACCGAAGATTTGAAGGGATTGTATGCCGATGCAAGCCGGATGGGGCACGTGGCACATGGTAAAATGATTCCGCTGAAAGATAGGCCCGTAATTGTGGCACCGGCCGATAATTTGCCGTTGATGTTAGAAAAAGAAGACAGCGATAAGCTGGCATTCAAACTAAGCGGTTTATATCCTGAAAAATATGATAATGGACTGGAACTGCTGCCGTTCTACCGGATACACGAGTCGCGTTATAACATCTACTGGTCGCAGGCAACGGATGATCAATTGAACGATATGATTCGCCAGGTTGAGGAAGAAGAAAAAGCCCGGATTGCCTTAGATGCCATTACTGTTGACAAAGTTGAATCAGGCGAGCAGCAGCCCGAATCGGATCACTTCGTGAAATTTGAACGATCAAGAACCGGTTACGCTAATGATTACCATTACCGCGAAACAAGCGACTTCTTTAGCTACAACCTGAAAAATCAGGATAAGAAAGGTCGTTTTTTACACCTTAGATATTTTGATTCAGCTTATCCGCGTTCGGCCGAAATTCTGGTGAACAACAAACCTGCAGGTACCATAAATCTGAATAACGGGGATGAAGATGCGATTCTGGAAAAAATAATAGCGATACCCGATCGCGAAGTTGCTAAACAAGAACTGGTAGTTAAGGTGCAGGCTTCCGACAAGAATGCCAGTATGCAGCTAATCGAAGTGCGGTTGCTCACGAAAAACGAAATTCAATAA
- a CDS encoding alpha-L-arabinofuranosidase C-terminal domain-containing protein: MKINIITFFLLFLANVSLRANEPDSAYVFSYTCGKNNNTAGLNFAWSVDRENWHAIGPEFRFLASDFGTWGGQKKMFDPFLFQDNDGLWHCLWTLNVDVQQFAHAASTDLYNWKRQSYPEVVEAGNVANIEVAFDEQNKVYTITWINEINGTEKIFKTNTNDFKTYSEPEVASEADRLNLRETVRIDGEEQTGMINKLSWKEIDALIKWNEWSRFHEQQRADNTSLDAERFKDLKTVEAEITVLPGKSKAISDMLIGIFFEDINYAADGGLYAELVQNRGFEYQLSDRKGSDPTWNAKKVWSLSGEGASFSIDSVSPIHTNNKHFAVLDIEKSGAALVNDGFNGISIKQGEKYNFSVFAKVLDEAKNNLRVALVDENGEVLTEVKTKSFTGDWKKLEAQLTATKTTAKAKLQVIPQDAGKVALDMISLFPENTFKNRKNGLRADLAQTIADMKPRFVRFPGGCVAHGDGLENIYHWNNTVGPLEARVPQRNIWNYHQSAGLGYFEYFQFCEDIDAEPVPVLAAGVPCQNSSCGGHGQQGGIPMCDMGDYIQEMLDLIEWANGDKTTEWGKVRAEAGHPEPFNLKYIGIGNEDLITDVFEERFTMIYDAVRVKYPEITVIGTVGPFYTGTDYVEGWELATKLEVPMVDEHYYQPPGWFIHNQDYYDRYDRSKSKVYLGEYAAHLPGRPNNIETALSEALYLTAVERNADVVTMTSYAPLLAKEGFTQWNPDLIYFNNEEVHPTVGYYVQKLYGNNAGDSYIPSEIKLSDNSEAVKKRVAISVVKDSKTNDLVVKLVNLLPAEVDADIDFSGFEISGSEAVLSVLKGKPDSKTAKPVESKISVSENFDYTLPAYSFSVIRIKHQ; encoded by the coding sequence ATGAAGATCAACATTATAACCTTTTTTTTGCTGTTTCTGGCAAACGTTTCGTTACGCGCTAACGAGCCCGATTCAGCCTATGTATTTTCGTACACCTGCGGAAAAAACAACAACACTGCCGGCCTGAATTTTGCCTGGAGTGTGGACCGCGAAAACTGGCATGCCATCGGACCGGAATTCCGGTTTCTGGCAAGCGATTTTGGAACCTGGGGTGGGCAAAAGAAAATGTTCGATCCGTTTTTATTTCAGGATAACGATGGTTTGTGGCATTGCCTGTGGACACTGAACGTCGACGTACAACAGTTTGCGCACGCTGCTTCAACCGACTTGTATAATTGGAAACGCCAGTCGTACCCCGAAGTGGTTGAAGCCGGAAATGTAGCCAACATTGAAGTTGCTTTTGATGAGCAAAATAAGGTCTATACCATCACCTGGATTAACGAAATCAACGGCACTGAGAAGATCTTTAAAACCAATACAAACGATTTTAAAACCTATTCGGAGCCGGAAGTAGCCAGCGAAGCCGATCGGTTGAATTTGCGCGAAACCGTTCGTATCGATGGAGAAGAGCAAACCGGAATGATCAACAAATTGTCGTGGAAAGAAATTGATGCCCTGATAAAATGGAATGAATGGAGCCGTTTTCACGAGCAGCAAAGGGCAGACAATACATCGTTGGATGCGGAGCGGTTTAAGGATCTGAAAACTGTGGAAGCAGAAATCACGGTTCTTCCTGGAAAAAGCAAAGCCATCAGCGATATGCTAATCGGGATATTTTTCGAAGACATTAACTACGCTGCCGATGGCGGTTTGTATGCTGAGTTGGTTCAGAACCGTGGATTTGAATACCAACTTTCTGACAGAAAAGGAAGCGACCCAACGTGGAACGCTAAAAAAGTCTGGAGTTTATCTGGTGAAGGAGCAAGTTTTTCCATTGATTCGGTTTCGCCAATTCATACCAACAACAAACATTTTGCAGTGCTCGATATTGAAAAGTCCGGAGCTGCATTGGTAAATGATGGCTTTAACGGAATTTCGATTAAGCAAGGTGAGAAATACAACTTTTCCGTTTTTGCAAAAGTGTTGGATGAAGCAAAAAATAACTTACGTGTGGCGCTGGTTGATGAGAACGGTGAAGTGTTGACAGAGGTGAAAACAAAATCTTTTACCGGCGATTGGAAAAAGCTGGAAGCACAATTAACAGCAACAAAGACCACTGCAAAAGCAAAATTACAGGTCATTCCTCAAGATGCCGGGAAAGTGGCTTTAGACATGATTTCTCTCTTCCCCGAAAACACTTTTAAAAATCGTAAAAACGGTTTGCGTGCCGATTTAGCACAAACAATTGCTGATATGAAACCGCGTTTTGTGCGTTTCCCCGGAGGTTGTGTGGCGCATGGCGACGGACTGGAAAATATCTATCACTGGAATAATACTGTAGGGCCGCTTGAAGCGCGTGTTCCACAGCGAAACATCTGGAACTACCATCAATCTGCCGGGCTGGGTTATTTCGAGTATTTCCAGTTTTGCGAGGATATTGATGCTGAACCGGTTCCTGTGTTAGCGGCGGGTGTTCCTTGTCAGAATTCGTCGTGTGGCGGACATGGTCAACAAGGCGGAATTCCGATGTGCGACATGGGTGATTACATTCAGGAAATGCTCGATTTGATTGAATGGGCAAATGGCGATAAAACCACTGAATGGGGAAAAGTACGTGCTGAGGCCGGACACCCGGAGCCGTTCAATCTGAAGTACATTGGCATTGGAAATGAAGACCTGATCACCGATGTTTTTGAGGAGCGTTTTACCATGATTTACGATGCCGTCCGCGTAAAATATCCTGAGATTACAGTGATCGGAACAGTTGGCCCGTTTTACACCGGTACCGACTATGTTGAAGGTTGGGAACTGGCTACAAAACTCGAAGTTCCGATGGTAGACGAGCACTACTATCAGCCGCCGGGTTGGTTTATCCACAATCAGGATTATTACGATCGTTACGACAGGAGCAAATCAAAAGTTTACCTCGGAGAGTATGCGGCGCATTTACCGGGGCGACCTAACAATATTGAAACGGCGCTTTCAGAAGCCCTGTATTTAACCGCTGTTGAACGAAATGCTGATGTGGTTACTATGACCTCATACGCGCCGCTGCTGGCAAAAGAAGGTTTTACTCAGTGGAATCCTGACCTGATCTATTTCAACAACGAGGAAGTACATCCGACCGTGGGATACTATGTGCAGAAACTCTATGGAAACAACGCCGGCGATTCATACATTCCTTCCGAAATCAAGCTTTCGGACAACAGCGAAGCCGTTAAAAAACGTGTGGCCATTTCGGTAGTGAAAGACAGTAAAACCAACGACCTTGTTGTAAAACTGGTGAACCTGCTTCCTGCAGAAGTTGATGCGGACATCGATTTTTCCGGATTTGAAATTTCCGGTTCAGAAGCCGTTTTATCAGTATTAAAAGGCAAACCGGATTCCAAAACAGCAAAACCGGTTGAGAGCAAAATAAGCGTTTCGGAAAATTTTGATTACACACTTCCGGCTTATTCTTTCTCAGTAATACGAATTAAACATCAATAA
- a CDS encoding glycoside hydrolase family 127 protein, giving the protein MRLTFSTAISALIFFVSCSTQPKETKPEHAEYPINGVSFSDVQVNDIFWLPKIETNRKATIPASFQKCEETGRLENFLIAGGKMEGTVRGDMPFDDTDVYKIIEGAAYSMTTIPDPKLDAYVDSLIGIIGIGQAEDGYLTTWKIIDPTHSPAEWCPPGERWEGLAWSHELYNAGHMYEAAAAHYLATGKKNFLDIATKNADLLVSVFGADKNPQVPGHQIVETGLIKLYQITDKKEYLDLAKHFLDFRGDSTKRELWGPYNQDHVPVVEQDEAVGHAVRAAYMYAGMTDIAALYKDAAYSKAVDQLWDNVVNKKIYITGGIGSKHEGEAFGENYELPNLTAYNETCAAIANVYWNYRMFLLHGDSKYIDVLERSLYNGVISGVALDGTNFFYPNPLSCDMHYHFNSGGSLTREPWFDCSCCPSNMCRFMPSVPGYIYAQKDNDIYVNLFVQSSTSVKMADSEVKIDQETKYPWDGKVKISVSPETASQFAVRVRIPGWAQNQPLPGDLYSYENAPSAKPEILVNGESVSYETEQGYAVLDREWKSGDEVELSLPMQVRTVKASELVEDDRGKVAIERGPIVYCVEEKDNPEIGSIQVSEGTQFETNYDADLLAGVEVIKASGKTKAETFTAIPYYVWNNRGANKMDVWLSKAD; this is encoded by the coding sequence ATGAGACTAACTTTTTCTACGGCTATTTCAGCCTTAATCTTTTTTGTGAGTTGTTCAACTCAGCCAAAAGAAACAAAACCTGAGCATGCCGAATATCCCATAAACGGGGTGTCGTTTAGCGATGTTCAGGTGAACGATATTTTTTGGTTGCCAAAGATTGAAACCAATCGAAAAGCAACTATTCCAGCGTCTTTTCAGAAATGTGAAGAGACCGGTCGCCTCGAGAATTTTCTGATTGCCGGTGGCAAAATGGAAGGTACTGTGCGTGGAGACATGCCCTTCGACGATACCGATGTGTATAAAATTATTGAAGGAGCGGCCTATTCAATGACCACGATTCCCGATCCTAAATTGGATGCCTACGTTGATTCCTTGATCGGGATTATCGGCATCGGTCAGGCGGAGGATGGTTACCTGACTACCTGGAAAATTATCGACCCGACACATTCGCCGGCAGAATGGTGTCCTCCGGGAGAGCGCTGGGAAGGACTAGCCTGGAGTCATGAACTTTACAATGCCGGCCACATGTACGAAGCTGCTGCAGCTCACTACCTCGCTACCGGGAAAAAGAATTTCCTGGATATTGCCACAAAAAATGCTGATTTGCTGGTTTCTGTTTTCGGAGCCGATAAAAATCCGCAGGTGCCGGGTCACCAAATTGTTGAAACCGGCCTGATCAAATTGTACCAGATCACCGATAAAAAGGAATACCTCGATTTGGCGAAACATTTCCTGGATTTCAGGGGAGACAGCACCAAACGCGAACTTTGGGGACCTTATAACCAGGATCATGTACCGGTTGTTGAGCAGGACGAAGCAGTTGGGCACGCGGTTCGTGCAGCATATATGTATGCGGGAATGACTGATATTGCCGCCCTTTATAAAGATGCAGCTTACTCAAAAGCTGTTGATCAATTGTGGGACAATGTGGTGAATAAAAAGATCTATATCACCGGAGGAATTGGCTCGAAACACGAAGGTGAAGCTTTTGGCGAAAACTACGAGCTGCCAAACCTTACAGCGTACAACGAAACTTGTGCTGCCATTGCCAATGTGTACTGGAATTACCGCATGTTTTTGCTGCATGGCGATTCAAAATATATCGATGTGCTCGAGCGTAGTTTGTACAACGGTGTAATATCGGGAGTGGCGCTCGACGGTACTAATTTCTTCTATCCAAACCCGCTTTCGTGCGATATGCACTATCATTTTAACAGCGGTGGAAGTCTTACCCGCGAGCCTTGGTTCGATTGTTCCTGCTGTCCTTCAAATATGTGTCGTTTTATGCCGTCGGTACCGGGATATATTTATGCACAAAAAGATAATGATATCTACGTGAATCTGTTTGTTCAGAGCAGCACTTCAGTAAAAATGGCCGATTCGGAAGTAAAAATTGATCAGGAAACAAAATATCCGTGGGATGGCAAGGTGAAGATCTCGGTTTCGCCTGAAACAGCATCACAGTTTGCTGTGCGTGTTCGTATTCCGGGATGGGCACAAAATCAACCACTGCCGGGCGATTTGTACAGTTACGAAAATGCTCCATCCGCAAAACCTGAAATTTTAGTGAACGGCGAAAGCGTAAGCTACGAAACTGAACAAGGTTATGCCGTGTTAGATCGCGAATGGAAAAGCGGGGACGAGGTGGAATTGAGTTTGCCAATGCAGGTGCGCACGGTAAAAGCCAGCGAACTTGTTGAAGACGACAGAGGAAAAGTAGCCATTGAAAGAGGCCCGATTGTGTATTGTGTGGAAGAAAAGGATAATCCTGAAATTGGATCGATCCAGGTATCGGAAGGAACACAGTTTGAAACCAATTATGACGCTGATTTGCTGGCTGGTGTTGAAGTTATAAAAGCATCAGGTAAGACAAAGGCAGAAACATTTACCGCAATTCCGTATTATGTTTGGAATAACCGCGGTGCAAACAAAATGGATGTTTGGCTGTCGAAGGCTGATTAG
- a CDS encoding DoxX family protein, with the protein MKKLFQTRLNDTSVHFSLLLLRLATGGFMLTHGFPKLQRLLAGEMQFGDPLGLGPEISLVLAVFAEVVCSILIVLGLGTRLAVIPSIVTMAVAAFIAHGADPFGRKELALLYLVGYIVLLLSGSGKFSVDRLISRK; encoded by the coding sequence ATGAAGAAGTTATTTCAAACAAGATTAAACGATACAAGTGTTCACTTTTCGCTGTTGCTGCTGCGTTTGGCAACAGGAGGTTTTATGCTCACCCACGGATTTCCAAAATTACAGCGCCTGTTAGCCGGCGAAATGCAATTTGGCGATCCACTTGGCTTGGGACCTGAAATTTCATTGGTGCTGGCTGTTTTTGCCGAGGTTGTATGTTCTATTCTTATCGTACTTGGTTTGGGAACACGCCTGGCCGTAATTCCATCAATTGTAACCATGGCCGTAGCAGCTTTTATTGCACATGGCGCCGATCCGTTTGGCCGCAAAGAGTTGGCTTTACTGTACCTGGTAGGTTATATCGTTCTACTGTTGTCGGGTAGTGGAAAATTTTCGGTTGATCGTTTAATCAGCCGAAAGTAA
- a CDS encoding RNA polymerase sigma-70 factor, whose protein sequence is MEDRQKYLLKKLKSGDEETYISLFEEYYVGLCAYSRRYVGRKDIAEDIVSDTFFKIWENRKKLEITGLIKSYLFQAVANNSLHHLRKLKKEEKLDDYFSGTENENIGFKEVAENITENSLLIKELHSRIEEAVNLLPPQQQTAFRLKRFEGKKNKEIADEMGLAVKTVEMHLSKAVVSLRKNLQDYLPAFLLFMLLK, encoded by the coding sequence ATGGAGGATAGACAGAAATACCTGCTGAAGAAGCTGAAGTCGGGGGACGAGGAAACCTATATTTCGCTTTTTGAAGAGTATTATGTGGGTTTGTGTGCCTATTCAAGAAGGTATGTGGGGAGAAAAGATATTGCTGAAGACATTGTTTCCGACACCTTTTTTAAAATTTGGGAGAATCGGAAAAAACTGGAGATTACCGGATTGATAAAATCCTATTTATTTCAGGCGGTAGCGAACAATTCGTTACATCATTTGCGCAAACTAAAGAAAGAAGAGAAGCTTGATGATTATTTTTCGGGCACCGAAAATGAGAATATCGGTTTCAAAGAAGTGGCGGAAAATATCACCGAAAATAGCCTTTTGATAAAAGAACTGCATTCAAGAATAGAAGAAGCTGTTAACCTTTTGCCACCTCAGCAGCAAACAGCTTTTCGACTAAAAAGATTTGAGGGCAAAAAGAACAAGGAAATTGCTGACGAGATGGGACTGGCAGTAAAAACAGTTGAAATGCACCTCTCAAAAGCGGTAGTTTCGTTGCGAAAAAACCTGCAGGATTACCTTCCGGCTTTTCTACTTTTTATGCTCTTGAAATAA
- a CDS encoding FecR domain-containing protein yields the protein MLEENIHNLIIRLFSGEATAKEKASVQHWINQSDENREMYADLQEIWLATGDQNEYNTEKAILKFKDEIHTSQKKSFRIGEVLKYAAIAVLLISLPFIYFLGKQQNATTPTFTTITCALGDKSTVTLPDGSIVYLNSGSELRFNNNFQQDYREVEIEGEAYFKVEKNKEIPFRVEAGEITVQVLGTEFNLKAYPEENTISTTLVEGSVQIKSTSQQAIMKPNQKIVFDKESSKMTLQNLKDVDPETEWKEGRLVFRNESLGDLELKLERWFDVDIEFSDDEVKARRFTGILERESILEALAYFSYSERVGYKINNNEITFYTKN from the coding sequence ATGTTGGAAGAAAACATACATAATCTGATTATTCGTCTGTTTAGTGGAGAAGCAACCGCTAAAGAAAAAGCTTCAGTTCAACATTGGATCAATCAATCTGATGAAAATCGGGAAATGTATGCTGATTTGCAGGAAATCTGGCTGGCAACCGGCGATCAAAACGAATACAACACCGAAAAAGCCATCCTTAAATTCAAGGATGAAATTCATACATCGCAGAAAAAAAGTTTTAGAATAGGCGAGGTGTTAAAATACGCTGCTATTGCCGTACTGCTTATTTCGCTGCCATTTATTTATTTCCTCGGAAAACAACAAAATGCTACCACCCCAACATTTACAACTATAACCTGTGCCTTGGGCGATAAATCTACTGTTACGCTGCCCGACGGATCTATAGTTTACCTGAACTCTGGAAGCGAATTGCGTTTCAACAATAACTTTCAGCAGGATTATCGCGAAGTGGAAATTGAAGGTGAAGCATATTTTAAAGTGGAAAAGAATAAGGAGATTCCATTTAGGGTTGAAGCCGGCGAAATTACCGTGCAGGTGTTGGGCACCGAATTCAATTTAAAAGCATATCCCGAAGAAAATACCATTTCAACCACCTTGGTTGAAGGAAGTGTGCAAATTAAAAGTACTTCGCAGCAAGCGATAATGAAACCCAATCAGAAAATTGTTTTTGATAAGGAAAGCAGTAAGATGACACTGCAAAACTTAAAAGACGTTGATCCTGAAACGGAATGGAAAGAAGGAAGATTGGTGTTCAGAAATGAATCGCTTGGTGATTTGGAACTAAAACTTGAACGCTGGTTTGATGTTGATATCGAATTCAGCGACGATGAAGTTAAAGCCAGAAGATTTACAGGAATTCTTGAAAGAGAAAGTATTCTGGAGGCTTTAGCATATTTCAGTTATTCCGAAAGGGTTGGATATAAAATAAACAACAATGAAATAACATTTTACACTAAGAACTAA